One genomic window of Ruminococcus gauvreauii includes the following:
- the guaB gene encoding IMP dehydrogenase codes for MGKIIGEGITFDDVLLVPAYSEVTPNLVDLSTWLTKKVKLNIPMMSAGMDTVTEHRMAIAMARQGGIGIIHKNMSIEQQADEVDKVKRSENGVITDPFFLSPEHTLEDANNLMAKFRISGVPITEGRKLVGIITNRDLKFEEDFSKKIKESMTSDGLITAPEGITLDEAKRILAKARKEKLPIVDKDFNLKGLITIKDIEKQIKYPLSAKDEQGRLLCGAAVGITSNFMDRVDALVNARVDVIVIDSAHGHSANILKTVREIKEKYPELQVIAGNVATEEATRDLIKAGVDGVKVGIGPGSICTTRVVAGIGVPQITAVMDCYKAASEFGIPIIADGGIKYSGDITKAIAAGANVCMMGSIFAGCDESPGEFELYQGRKYKVYRGMGSIAAMENGSKDRYFQTDAKKLVPEGVEGRVAYKGHVEDTVFQLIGGLRSGMGYCGAPTIQAMIETGKFIKISAASLKESHPHDIHITKEAPNYSVDE; via the coding sequence ATGGGAAAGATTATTGGGGAAGGAATTACTTTTGATGACGTGCTGCTGGTGCCGGCATATTCAGAAGTGACTCCTAATCTGGTAGATTTATCAACCTGGCTGACAAAAAAAGTAAAGCTGAATATTCCGATGATGAGTGCGGGTATGGACACCGTTACCGAGCATCGTATGGCGATCGCAATGGCGCGGCAGGGCGGTATTGGAATTATTCATAAGAATATGTCCATAGAGCAGCAGGCAGACGAGGTAGACAAAGTAAAACGTTCTGAGAACGGAGTAATCACAGACCCATTTTTCCTTTCACCCGAACATACACTGGAGGATGCCAACAATCTGATGGCGAAATTCAGAATTTCCGGTGTTCCGATCACGGAAGGCCGCAAACTTGTTGGAATTATTACGAACCGTGATCTTAAATTTGAAGAAGATTTTTCAAAGAAGATCAAAGAATCCATGACATCTGACGGGCTGATTACAGCTCCGGAAGGCATCACGCTGGATGAGGCAAAGAGAATTCTTGCCAAAGCGAGAAAAGAGAAACTTCCGATCGTAGATAAAGATTTCAACCTGAAAGGCCTTATTACGATCAAGGACATTGAAAAACAGATCAAATATCCGCTGTCAGCCAAAGATGAGCAGGGACGTCTTCTGTGCGGAGCGGCAGTCGGGATCACATCCAACTTTATGGACCGGGTGGATGCACTGGTGAATGCCAGAGTTGATGTGATCGTGATCGATTCTGCGCACGGGCATTCTGCGAATATTCTGAAGACGGTGCGCGAGATCAAGGAAAAATATCCGGAGCTTCAGGTGATTGCAGGAAATGTAGCTACGGAAGAGGCGACAAGAGATCTGATCAAGGCTGGCGTCGACGGTGTGAAAGTGGGAATCGGACCGGGATCCATCTGTACGACTCGTGTGGTTGCAGGAATCGGTGTTCCTCAGATCACAGCTGTGATGGATTGTTACAAAGCTGCCTCTGAGTTCGGGATTCCGATCATCGCTGACGGAGGTATCAAGTACTCAGGTGACATTACAAAAGCGATTGCGGCAGGTGCGAACGTCTGTATGATGGGAAGTATTTTTGCAGGCTGTGATGAAAGCCCCGGAGAATTTGAACTTTATCAGGGAAGAAAATATAAAGTATACCGCGGCATGGGATCGATTGCGGCGATGGAAAACGGAAGCAAAGACCGCTATTTCCAGACAGACGCAAAGAAACTGGTACCGGAAGGTGTCGAGGGAAGAGTTGCCTATAAAGGACATGTGGAAGATACCGTGTTCCAGCTGATCGGCGGACTGCGCTCCGGTATGGGCTACTGCGGAGCTCCGACCATTCAGGCAATGATCGAGACAGGCAAATTTATTAAGATTTCAGCAGCTTCATTGAAAGAATCTCATCCGCATGATATTCATATTACGAAAGAGGCTCCGAACTACAGTGTAGATGAATAA
- the topA gene encoding type I DNA topoisomerase: MAKYLVIVESPAKVKTVKKFLGQNYEVAASFGHVRDLPKSQLGIDIENDYEPKYITIRGKGELLAGLRKAAKKADKVYLATDPDREGEAISWHLSKALKLEDQKMRRITFNEITKSAVKESIKHARDIDMKLVDAQQARRVLDRMVGYRISPLLWAKIKRGLSAGRVQSVALRIIGDREDEINVFIPQEYWSMDAQFQVAGAKKPLTARFYGKEKEKIAINSKEELEEIQRQLKDVSYRVAEVKKGERVKKAPLPFTTSTLQQEAAKTLNFSTQKTMRLAQQLYEGIDIKGNGTVGVISYLRTDSTRVSEEAKVTAYEYIREQYGEEYAADAGQQAQKEKSNVQDAHEAIRPTDVTRLPAMLKESLTRDQFRLYQLIWKRFTASRMTPAVYETVSVKIAGGEYYFTVAASRIKFDGFMSVYVQSDEEKEENNALVRSIEENTELKFEEFISQQHFTQPPAHYTEASLVKVMEELGIGRPSTYAPTITTLLGRRYLVKENKNLYMTELGEVVNNMMKEAFPSIVDVNFTANMEALLDGVEDGSIFWKTIVRNFYPDLAQAVAEAEKELEEYKIEDEVTDVICEECGRNMVIKYGPHGRFLACPGFPECRNTKPYLEKIGVKCPVCGKEVVLRKTKKGRKYYGCEDNPECEFMSWQKPSDQPCPECGGYMVEKGNKLVCHNEQCGYVTKK, from the coding sequence GTGGCAAAATATCTTGTGATTGTAGAATCACCAGCGAAAGTAAAAACAGTGAAGAAGTTCCTGGGACAGAATTATGAAGTCGCTGCTTCATTTGGACATGTAAGAGATTTACCGAAGAGTCAGCTCGGTATTGATATAGAAAATGATTACGAACCGAAATATATTACGATCAGAGGAAAAGGGGAGCTTCTTGCCGGTCTTCGCAAGGCAGCGAAAAAAGCCGATAAAGTATATCTGGCGACTGACCCCGACCGCGAGGGGGAAGCTATCTCCTGGCATCTGTCCAAGGCATTGAAGCTGGAAGATCAGAAAATGCGCAGGATCACTTTTAATGAGATAACAAAGTCAGCTGTTAAAGAGTCCATCAAACATGCGAGAGATATCGATATGAAACTTGTGGATGCGCAGCAGGCGAGACGTGTGCTCGACCGCATGGTGGGGTATCGTATCAGTCCGCTGCTCTGGGCAAAGATCAAACGCGGACTGAGTGCGGGCCGTGTCCAGTCTGTTGCACTGCGTATTATCGGGGACCGTGAAGATGAGATCAATGTGTTCATCCCTCAGGAGTACTGGAGCATGGACGCCCAGTTTCAGGTCGCCGGCGCTAAAAAACCATTGACAGCCAGGTTTTATGGAAAAGAAAAAGAGAAAATTGCGATTAACTCGAAAGAGGAACTGGAAGAGATCCAGAGACAGCTCAAAGATGTATCGTATCGTGTGGCCGAGGTTAAAAAGGGCGAGCGCGTCAAAAAGGCTCCGCTGCCGTTTACCACGAGTACACTGCAGCAGGAAGCGGCAAAAACGCTTAATTTCTCTACTCAGAAGACGATGAGGCTTGCACAGCAGTTATATGAAGGGATTGACATCAAGGGGAACGGAACCGTCGGCGTCATCTCCTATCTGCGTACCGATTCCACAAGGGTTTCTGAGGAGGCGAAGGTCACGGCTTATGAGTATATCAGGGAACAGTACGGGGAAGAATACGCGGCGGATGCCGGTCAGCAGGCACAGAAGGAAAAGAGCAATGTGCAGGATGCACATGAGGCGATCAGGCCGACAGATGTCACAAGACTTCCCGCCATGCTGAAAGAGTCTCTTACAAGAGACCAGTTTCGCCTCTATCAGCTAATATGGAAACGTTTTACCGCCAGCCGGATGACCCCGGCAGTCTACGAGACGGTTTCTGTTAAGATTGCAGGCGGTGAGTATTATTTTACGGTTGCCGCATCCAGAATTAAATTTGATGGTTTTATGTCCGTCTACGTACAGAGTGATGAAGAAAAAGAAGAGAACAATGCTCTGGTGCGCAGTATTGAAGAAAATACAGAGTTGAAATTCGAAGAATTCATAAGCCAGCAGCATTTTACTCAGCCCCCGGCCCACTACACGGAGGCGTCGCTTGTCAAGGTGATGGAGGAACTTGGTATCGGAAGGCCAAGTACGTACGCACCGACGATCACGACACTGCTGGGCAGGAGATATCTGGTCAAAGAGAATAAGAACCTCTATATGACAGAGCTCGGAGAAGTGGTCAACAATATGATGAAGGAAGCGTTCCCGAGTATTGTGGACGTTAACTTTACAGCAAATATGGAAGCTCTTCTTGACGGGGTAGAGGATGGGAGCATCTTCTGGAAGACAATTGTCAGGAATTTTTATCCGGACCTTGCACAGGCGGTTGCCGAGGCGGAAAAGGAGCTGGAGGAATATAAAATAGAGGACGAGGTGACGGATGTCATCTGCGAGGAGTGCGGACGCAACATGGTGATCAAGTACGGTCCTCACGGAAGATTTCTGGCATGTCCGGGATTTCCGGAATGCCGCAATACGAAGCCGTATCTGGAAAAGATCGGCGTAAAATGTCCGGTCTGCGGTAAGGAAGTAGTTCTGCGCAAAACAAAAAAAGGAAGAAAGTATTACGGTTGTGAGGATAATCCGGAATGTGAATTCATGTCCTGGCAGAAGCCGTCCGATCAGCCGTGTCCGGAATGCGGCGGTTATATGGTTGAAAAGGGCAATAAGCTGGTGTGCCATAATGAACAGTGTGGCTATGTGACGAAAAAATAA
- the groL gene encoding chaperonin GroEL (60 kDa chaperone family; promotes refolding of misfolded polypeptides especially under stressful conditions; forms two stacked rings of heptamers to form a barrel-shaped 14mer; ends can be capped by GroES; misfolded proteins enter the barrel where they are refolded when GroES binds), translated as MAKAIKFGAEARAALESGVNQLANTVRVTLGPKGRNVVLDKSYGNPLITNDGVTIAKEIELEDGFENMGAQLIREVASKTNDVAGDGTTTATVLAQAMINEGIKNLAAGANPIVLRKGMKKATDKAVEVIAAMGKKVDGKKQIARVAAVSSGDDQVGELVSDAMEKVSNDGVITIEESKTMQTELDLVEGMQFDRGYLSAYMSTDMDKMEAVLDNPYILITDKKISNIQDLLPILEQIVKSGNKLLIIAEDVEGEALTTLIVNKLRGTFAVAAVKAPGYGDRRKAMLEDIAILTGGKVISEELGLDLKEITMDDLGQAKSVKVKKESTIIVDGAGDKDAIKARVNQIKSEIETTTSSFDKEKLQERLAKLAGGVAVIRVGAATETEMKEAKLRMEDALAATRAAVEEGIIAGGGSAYVHATAEVTKLAEELDGDEKTGAMIIVKALTSPLYHIAANAGLDGSVIVNKVKEAEAGIGFDAYNEEYVDMVKAGILDPVKVTRSALQNATSVAATLLTTESVVSIIKEDVPPMPAGGGQGMGMM; from the coding sequence ATGGCAAAAGCAATTAAATTCGGAGCAGAAGCGAGAGCGGCACTGGAAAGCGGTGTTAACCAGTTAGCAAATACAGTAAGGGTGACACTGGGACCGAAAGGAAGAAATGTAGTACTTGATAAATCCTATGGCAATCCGCTGATCACAAACGACGGTGTTACGATCGCAAAAGAAATCGAACTGGAAGACGGCTTTGAAAACATGGGTGCACAGCTCATCCGCGAAGTTGCATCGAAAACAAACGATGTAGCAGGTGATGGTACAACAACTGCAACTGTACTCGCACAGGCGATGATCAACGAGGGAATCAAAAACCTGGCAGCAGGCGCAAACCCGATCGTTTTGAGAAAAGGTATGAAAAAAGCAACAGATAAGGCAGTGGAAGTGATCGCTGCCATGGGTAAAAAAGTTGACGGTAAAAAACAGATCGCAAGAGTAGCAGCTGTTTCTTCCGGCGATGACCAGGTTGGAGAACTTGTATCTGATGCAATGGAAAAAGTATCAAACGACGGTGTTATCACGATCGAAGAATCCAAAACCATGCAGACAGAGCTGGATCTCGTAGAAGGTATGCAGTTTGACAGAGGTTATCTGTCCGCATATATGTCAACAGATATGGATAAGATGGAAGCTGTACTGGATAATCCATACATCCTGATTACAGATAAGAAAATCTCCAACATTCAGGACCTGCTTCCGATTCTGGAACAGATCGTTAAATCCGGAAACAAACTGCTGATTATCGCAGAAGACGTGGAAGGCGAGGCTCTGACAACTCTGATCGTCAACAAACTGAGAGGTACTTTCGCAGTGGCTGCAGTGAAAGCTCCGGGTTACGGTGACAGAAGAAAAGCAATGCTTGAAGATATTGCGATTCTGACAGGCGGTAAAGTGATCTCTGAAGAACTCGGACTGGATCTGAAAGAAATCACCATGGATGATCTGGGACAGGCAAAATCTGTGAAAGTTAAGAAAGAAAGCACCATTATCGTTGACGGTGCCGGCGATAAAGATGCGATCAAGGCAAGAGTTAATCAGATCAAGAGCGAGATCGAGACAACAACTTCTTCCTTTGATAAAGAGAAATTACAGGAACGTCTTGCGAAACTGGCAGGCGGTGTTGCGGTAATCCGCGTAGGAGCTGCTACCGAGACAGAGATGAAAGAAGCGAAACTGCGCATGGAAGATGCTCTGGCAGCTACAAGAGCAGCTGTAGAGGAAGGTATCATCGCAGGCGGCGGTTCTGCTTATGTACACGCAACAGCTGAAGTTACAAAACTGGCGGAAGAGCTGGATGGAGACGAGAAGACTGGTGCTATGATCATCGTAAAAGCACTGACATCTCCGCTGTATCACATTGCGGCAAATGCAGGACTTGATGGATCTGTCATCGTTAACAAGGTAAAAGAGGCAGAAGCAGGTATCGGTTTTGACGCATACAACGAAGAGTATGTGGATATGGTGAAAGCCGGAATCCTGGATCCTGTAAAAGTTACAAGAAGTGCCCTGCAGAATGCAACGAGCGTTGCAGCTACTCTGCTGACAACAGAATCTGTGGTATCGATCATTAAAGAGGATGTTCCTCCGATGCCGGCAGGCGGCGGACAGGGAATGGGTATGATGTAA
- the dprA gene encoding DNA-processing protein DprA, translated as MKDEVRRVQRGKPGYPERLTEYSGMPRELFVRGELPGREPAVAIVGARMCSQYGRIQAQEFARVLSAHGVSVISGMAQGVDGSAHGGALEAGGPTYAVLGCGIDICYPACNRHIYETIPKTGGLISEFPQGTKPLRRHFPMRNRIISALADIVLVIEAKEKSGSLITADFALEQGKDVFAVPGRVTDALSAGCNRLIAQGAGIACSPWTLLEQFGVLQENRMRTEKNTVLGLARDLDLVYSCVDLQPKDLHTILEEVPFSAEKTMGILLELQLAGRISEPFRNWYVKVNGDVR; from the coding sequence GTGAAAGATGAGGTTCGCCGTGTGCAAAGAGGAAAGCCGGGGTATCCCGAAAGACTGACGGAATACAGCGGGATGCCCAGGGAACTTTTTGTAAGAGGGGAGCTTCCGGGCCGCGAGCCGGCTGTGGCGATTGTGGGGGCAAGGATGTGCAGCCAGTATGGTAGGATTCAGGCACAGGAGTTCGCGCGTGTGCTGTCCGCTCATGGAGTGTCTGTTATCAGCGGAATGGCGCAGGGGGTGGACGGGAGTGCACACGGCGGAGCGCTGGAAGCGGGCGGACCAACTTACGCCGTGCTTGGATGCGGAATCGATATCTGTTATCCGGCCTGCAATCGGCACATATATGAAACGATACCGAAGACAGGGGGACTGATATCGGAATTCCCGCAGGGTACAAAACCCCTTCGGAGACACTTCCCCATGAGAAACCGGATTATCAGCGCCCTGGCGGATATTGTACTGGTGATAGAGGCAAAGGAAAAGAGCGGTTCCCTTATCACGGCTGATTTTGCACTGGAACAGGGCAAGGATGTATTCGCGGTTCCCGGAAGAGTCACAGACGCCTTAAGCGCCGGATGTAACAGACTGATCGCACAGGGAGCGGGCATTGCCTGCAGCCCCTGGACGCTGCTTGAGCAATTTGGAGTTTTGCAGGAAAACCGCATGCGTACTGAGAAAAATACAGTATTAGGACTTGCAAGAGATTTGGATTTGGTGTATAGTTGTGTAGATTTACAACCGAAAGATTTGCATACAATTTTAGAGGAAGTGCCGTTTTCAGCAGAAAAAACGATGGGAATTTTGTTGGAACTGCAGCTCGCGGGGAGAATATCCGAGCCATTCCGAAATTGGTATGTCAAAGTAAACGGTGATGTCCGCTGA
- a CDS encoding co-chaperone GroES — translation MKLVPLGDRVVLKQLVAEETTASGIVLPGQAQEKPQMASVIAVGPGTEDVKMEVAVDDQVVFSKYAGTEVKIDGEELIIIKQQDILAVVK, via the coding sequence ATGAAATTAGTACCATTAGGAGACAGAGTTGTATTAAAACAGTTAGTAGCAGAAGAGACCACAGCATCAGGAATTGTACTTCCGGGACAGGCACAGGAAAAACCGCAGATGGCATCTGTGATAGCAGTGGGACCTGGAACTGAAGATGTGAAAATGGAAGTTGCCGTTGACGACCAGGTTGTATTTTCTAAATATGCAGGAACTGAAGTGAAAATCGACGGAGAAGAACTGATTATCATTAAACAGCAGGATATCCTGGCTGTAGTTAAATAA
- the codY gene encoding GTP-sensing pleiotropic transcriptional regulator CodY, whose amino-acid sequence MSVQLLDKTRKINKLLHNNNSTKVVFNDICKVMMETLDSNILVISRKGKVLGVSLCPGVEEITELIDDSVGGYVDSLLNDRFLSVLSTKENVNLETLGFISNNVSRYQAIITPIDIAGERLGTVFMYRSNAPYDIEDIIVSEYGTTVVGLEMMRSVNEENAEEARKVQVVKSAFNTLSFSEMEAIIHIFDELDGNEGILVASKIADRVGITRSVIVNALRKFESAGVIESRSSGMKGTYIKVLNDVIFDELEELKNSKNGKQGEKTI is encoded by the coding sequence ATGAGTGTACAATTACTAGATAAAACTCGAAAAATTAATAAGCTATTACACAATAACAACTCTACTAAAGTAGTCTTTAACGATATCTGTAAGGTGATGATGGAAACCCTGGATTCCAATATTCTGGTTATCAGCCGGAAAGGAAAGGTGCTGGGGGTCAGCCTTTGCCCTGGAGTGGAGGAGATTACGGAGCTGATCGATGACAGTGTGGGCGGGTATGTCGACTCGCTGCTGAATGACAGATTTTTAAGTGTTCTGTCGACCAAGGAGAATGTCAATCTCGAGACACTTGGATTTATCAGCAACAATGTCAGCCGCTATCAGGCGATCATCACGCCGATCGATATCGCAGGCGAACGCCTGGGAACTGTGTTTATGTACCGCAGCAACGCACCTTATGATATTGAAGACATTATCGTAAGTGAATACGGCACAACTGTCGTGGGTCTGGAGATGATGCGTTCTGTCAACGAAGAGAATGCTGAGGAAGCCAGAAAAGTACAGGTTGTCAAATCAGCGTTTAACACACTGTCCTTTTCCGAGATGGAAGCAATTATCCATATCTTTGATGAGCTGGATGGAAATGAGGGAATTCTGGTCGCAAGCAAGATTGCCGACAGGGTTGGGATCACCCGGTCTGTCATCGTCAATGCACTTCGCAAATTCGAAAGTGCCGGTGTGATTGAGTCCAGGTCCAGCGGAATGAAGGGTACTTACATTAAGGTCCTGAACGACGTGATTTTCGATGAGCTGGAAGAACTTAAGAACAGCAAAAACGGAAAACAGGGAGAAAAAACGATCTGA
- a CDS encoding YifB family Mg chelatase-like AAA ATPase → MFSSVISAAIWGVEARKVYVEADVSSGLPCFSIVGYATAQVKEAQERVRTALRNAGLMIPPKRVTINLAPADLRKEGNGFDLPVAAAILLAVGRIPPDSMQGVLVMGELGLDGCIRGANGILPAVLSAKKEGCHTCLVPAVNQAEGSIVEGIRVIGLSSLEEFLAFACYGTLPAQGKNFREMQEEPYEELDYAQISGQEEVKRAVLLAASGFHNLLLCGQPGSGKTMIAKRMPSILPPMSREESLEVMKIHSIAGTLPEGGIVQKRPFRAPHHTVSPQALAGGGRIPTPGEVTLAHHGVLFLDELAEMPRKSIEILRQPLEEREITIARLNGTFRFPASFLLLAAMNPCPCGCYPDLNRCSCTESEIHRYRSRISKPLMERIDLCAEVPLVSYRDLKGDGSCLGSAGMRREVMRVHEIQKKRYQNSKIRFNAQLDAEGIRRFCPVDEEAEILLGQAFQCMRLSVRAYHQIIKVARTAADLEESGVIRKKHISEAVCYRSLDEKSGGYESER, encoded by the coding sequence ATGTTCAGTAGCGTAATATCGGCTGCGATCTGGGGCGTGGAGGCTCGGAAAGTATATGTGGAGGCTGATGTCAGCAGCGGGCTTCCTTGCTTTTCCATTGTAGGATACGCAACTGCACAGGTCAAAGAGGCGCAGGAACGAGTCCGCACGGCGCTTAGAAATGCAGGCCTCATGATCCCGCCGAAGCGTGTCACGATCAATCTCGCACCGGCAGATTTGAGAAAAGAAGGGAATGGCTTTGATCTGCCGGTGGCAGCTGCAATATTGCTTGCCGTCGGAAGAATCCCCCCGGATTCGATGCAGGGAGTTTTGGTGATGGGCGAACTGGGACTGGATGGCTGTATCCGGGGGGCGAACGGGATTCTGCCCGCGGTGCTCAGCGCAAAAAAAGAGGGATGCCATACCTGCCTTGTTCCGGCTGTGAATCAGGCGGAGGGAAGCATCGTGGAGGGTATCCGGGTCATCGGGCTTTCCAGTCTGGAGGAATTTCTCGCATTTGCCTGTTACGGGACCTTGCCTGCACAGGGCAAAAACTTCCGGGAAATGCAGGAGGAGCCATACGAGGAACTCGATTATGCGCAGATCAGCGGTCAGGAAGAGGTGAAACGAGCTGTTCTGCTGGCGGCATCCGGCTTTCATAATCTGCTCCTCTGCGGACAGCCCGGTTCCGGTAAAACGATGATCGCAAAAAGGATGCCGTCCATACTTCCTCCGATGAGCAGGGAGGAGAGTCTGGAGGTGATGAAGATTCACAGCATTGCAGGCACCCTGCCCGAGGGAGGGATCGTGCAGAAGCGTCCGTTTCGGGCGCCGCATCATACGGTATCCCCACAGGCCCTCGCGGGGGGCGGAAGGATTCCGACTCCGGGGGAAGTGACGCTTGCACATCACGGCGTGCTGTTTCTCGATGAGCTGGCGGAAATGCCGAGAAAAAGCATTGAAATTCTGCGTCAGCCCCTCGAGGAGCGGGAGATCACGATCGCCAGGCTGAATGGAACCTTCCGGTTCCCGGCGTCCTTTCTTCTGCTTGCAGCGATGAATCCCTGTCCGTGCGGCTGCTATCCGGACTTGAACCGCTGCAGCTGTACGGAATCGGAGATTCACAGATACAGAAGCAGGATCAGCAAGCCGCTGATGGAACGGATTGATCTGTGTGCGGAAGTGCCGCTGGTATCGTACCGCGATCTGAAGGGGGACGGGTCATGCCTTGGCTCTGCCGGGATGCGCCGGGAAGTCATGCGCGTCCATGAGATCCAGAAAAAGCGGTATCAGAACAGTAAGATCCGGTTCAACGCACAGCTGGATGCGGAGGGGATCCGCCGGTTCTGTCCCGTGGATGAGGAGGCAGAAATACTTCTGGGACAGGCATTTCAATGTATGAGGCTGAGTGTAAGAGCATATCATCAAATTATAAAGGTAGCGAGAACTGCGGCTGACCTCGAGGAAAGCGGGGTTATAAGAAAAAAGCATATCAGTGAGGCTGTCTGTTACCGGAGTCTGGATGAAAAGTCAGGAGGATACGAAAGTGAAAGATGA
- the sigK gene encoding RNA polymerase sporulation sigma factor SigK: MLFLKTFQKPLTIEEERQYFQKYKQGDMDAKNILIERNLRLVAHIVKKYQGTDTDTDDLISIGTIGLIKAISTFDSDKGNRLATYAARCIENELLMMFRGKKKTSREVSLYEPIGTDKEGNEIHLLDIIESGSADAADTCALKEDIAKLYALMESALSEQEYFVLKLRYGLYGESEYTQKKIAEKMGISRSYVSRIEKNALLKLRRCFLSP, translated from the coding sequence GTGCTGTTTTTGAAAACATTTCAAAAGCCACTGACTATTGAGGAGGAACGACAATATTTCCAAAAATACAAACAGGGCGACATGGATGCTAAAAACATCCTGATCGAGCGCAACCTGCGGCTGGTTGCACATATTGTCAAAAAATACCAGGGAACAGACACCGACACGGATGATCTGATCTCCATCGGTACGATTGGCCTGATCAAAGCCATTTCCACGTTCGACAGCGATAAGGGGAACCGGCTTGCTACATACGCAGCACGTTGTATAGAAAATGAGCTTCTCATGATGTTCAGGGGCAAAAAAAAGACCTCCAGGGAGGTCTCTCTTTATGAACCGATCGGTACTGACAAGGAGGGGAATGAAATTCATCTCCTCGACATTATAGAAAGCGGCAGCGCTGACGCAGCCGATACCTGCGCATTGAAAGAAGATATCGCAAAACTCTATGCACTGATGGAATCAGCCCTGTCCGAGCAGGAATACTTTGTCCTGAAACTCCGCTACGGTCTGTACGGTGAGTCGGAATACACACAGAAAAAGATAGCAGAGAAGATGGGAATCAGCCGCTCTTATGTTTCCCGCATCGAAAAAAATGCCCTGCTAAAGCTCAGACGCTGCTTCCTGTCTCCTTAG
- a CDS encoding peptidoglycan recognition protein family protein has translation MGKGRGYTNQGRRMTRQQRIRQRNRAILLLILSALAVIIVVAAGYRLLFSKKSDTRGASADVLGGEDWEGAPPLDVQLLTVNEYSRPGIPLEKVKGIVIHYTANPGSTAQANRNYFEGLKDEHTTKASSHFVIGLDGEIIQCIPSTEISYASNDRNGDTLSIECCHPDETGKFTDKTYDSLVKLTAWLCSRFDVPADEVIRHYDVTGKDCPKYFVENEDAWKQFQKDVEESRKHESV, from the coding sequence ATGGGCAAAGGACGAGGGTATACAAATCAGGGGCGGAGAATGACGAGACAGCAGAGAATACGGCAGAGGAACAGAGCAATCTTACTGCTGATTCTTTCAGCGCTGGCGGTCATTATTGTGGTTGCGGCAGGCTATCGGCTGCTATTTTCAAAGAAAAGTGACACACGTGGGGCATCGGCTGATGTTCTTGGCGGGGAAGACTGGGAGGGTGCACCTCCTCTGGATGTGCAGCTCCTCACCGTCAATGAATACTCAAGACCCGGGATACCTCTTGAAAAGGTGAAGGGGATTGTGATTCACTATACGGCAAATCCCGGCAGTACGGCGCAGGCCAACCGCAATTACTTTGAGGGTCTGAAGGATGAGCACACGACAAAGGCCAGCAGCCATTTTGTCATAGGACTGGATGGGGAGATCATCCAGTGTATTCCGAGTACGGAGATATCTTATGCATCAAATGACCGCAATGGTGACACACTGTCTATCGAGTGCTGCCATCCGGACGAGACCGGAAAATTTACAGACAAAACGTATGATTCTCTGGTGAAGCTGACTGCCTGGCTGTGCAGCCGCTTTGATGTGCCGGCGGATGAGGTCATTCGTCACTATGATGTGACGGGCAAAGACTGTCCGAAATACTTTGTTGAAAATGAAGATGCGTGGAAACAATTCCAAAAAGATGTGGAGGAGAGCAGGAAACATGAATCTGTTTAA
- a CDS encoding secondary thiamine-phosphate synthase enzyme YjbQ gives MNLFKHEINVASPQTMVKITKYVREDLKKSGVASGIAVIFCPHTTAGITINENADPDVQRDLLYGYEKVFPTQDGNYRHFEGNSHAHMKSSAMGASATVIVEEGKLILGTWQDIYFCEYDGPRYRKFYVKIVEG, from the coding sequence ATGAATCTGTTTAAACATGAGATTAACGTGGCCTCACCGCAGACGATGGTGAAGATCACAAAATATGTGCGTGAGGATCTCAAAAAATCGGGCGTGGCATCGGGCATCGCAGTGATTTTTTGTCCTCATACGACCGCGGGAATCACGATCAATGAAAACGCAGATCCCGATGTCCAGAGAGATCTGCTGTATGGGTACGAAAAAGTTTTCCCGACACAGGATGGAAATTACCGTCACTTTGAAGGAAACAGCCATGCTCATATGAAATCATCTGCAATGGGAGCGTCTGCCACGGTCATTGTGGAAGAAGGAAAACTGATACTCGGTACATGGCAGGATATCTATTTCTGTGAGTACGATGGTCCCAGATACCGCAAATTCTATGTGAAAATTGTAGAGGGTTAA